The region GGAAAGTCCTCAACCAGCTTTTGTAGCACTGGGTAGGCGGGGTCGGTCTCATCCTCTACACATAGACGGATGGATAGTTTGTTCGAAGGGTAATCTTGCTGGAAGGTGGATGCGATGCATTCGTAGAGTCGAGGTTCGAGTCCCTTGACAGGGCGGATTATTGTGACGGAGGGAGCATCTTCCCCGAGCTTCGGGGAGATGGGCTTTGGTGCTACCTTGGAAAAGTATCGAAAGCTGTCCCGTAAGAGACGTTAGCATGGCTGATGCGCCAACAACGGCCGCTATCCACACCAGGTGATGCTGAGATGCTTACATTGCAGCAATACCAATTCCCTGGACGACCACAACTGTGATGGCCCAGATGAGACAAATCAAGGCAACAATCTCGACGATGAATCCCATTTCAAAGCTGGCTCAGGAAGCATTGCGTGTGTCGGCGAGGTGTCCGGGCCAAATGGGGTGTTGCTCGCGGCGTCGAGGTTGTTCCGCCTGGTAGTGGACGTTGATGGCGGATGATTGAGCCAAGATTGGAGGAAGGAAATAAATTATGgaagagtcaagtctggtggaatgCTCTTGCGGCCAAGGATTTGTAGAAAGAGTATCGGTGAGTCGCCTTCCGTCACTCCCGTTGCCTCTGGGGGGCTACCAGACCTCACTACCAAACGAGTCGTTTGGGTAAAAGTAGTTTTGTTGAAAATTAAAATGATGCAACTGTGGTCCTATTCGGGTGGCCCGGCGTCAGTTATGACCAACGGccatctactccgtactagGCCTAGGGGATTGTTGtgaatgacatggatgcaTGAGGCAGTCAATAGGGAAGGCACAGGGCTTATGGAGTAAGgggcgacatggagcccCATACCTgacatgtacatgtatggtcaaccagacaccagactgctcaagtggtctTGACGGTCTGAATTGGCCGGAGTGGACGGCAGGTTTGAGCAGGCGGTGGTGGATACTCAAAAGTAGAAAATTCAACACAAGCCGGCACGGATTCAACAAGTGCTGCAGCTAATTTGGAGACGAGATGTGATTGTTGATTCAAGTATGGTGCAGCTGTGCCGACGACGGAGCCCGTGCTTGTGACCAGAAGACGAGGCGTTGTTGTCGAGACTCAAAATGGATTtctgtttggcttgtttgcAGTACGGACTTATGCACAGTGGTTTGGCCAAAGGCAAGGTACGAGGCACATGGTGAGACGCACCTTCCAGCTTGGAGGGTGGGACGTGGAACAAAGCTCATTCAACACAGCGGCAAGCTCCATGTTCTTTGCATCATGGAGCTTTCCGTCTCCGGTGGGACAACCaggctacctaggtatgtattGATTTCAACAATACTCAAGTGGCTGGTCACCTCCTGAGACACTCGGTACCAGCAGCCTTGGAGCTGCAGCTTcatccatttgatgtcaatcAAGTTGGCTGATTATTCTTCACCTCAATTCGCACATgcatgtggatggatggtgggaCCAAAACGTCTCTGCAGCAATTTTGTTCACGAGACCTGACTTGACCAGCTGAAAGAGAAGTGGGGCGGTGAAATGCCGCAGTTTAgccaaagctcaagctccaacCTCGTAAAAATTCAACTTTAGCTCCCACATCCGACTTCATCCTTCGACATCTCAGATAGACATTGCTTTCCTCGTCTTTCTACAAAGGGACTGCCCTGCCCGTGTCGCTGCAGTGATCGCAGCTTGAACAGTCTGCTCTTTGAATGGTCCTGCTGGTCCATTCCTCTTTGGAGCTTATTGCGCGGCCATGTCCTAGACAGAGTAAGTGCTCTACCATTCTCATTGAAATCTTCACCTTGCCAATCCTGTGCCGCCTCTGTTCCCTCGTCTACCTTGAATCTATCAATAGCGAATGTGGACGATGTAGCGGCATCGTCAATTGGATCTATGCTATCCCGCCAGTGCCATATTATGACCAAGTGCGAGAACCTCACTGCTACATGATGACACCTATCCTACGGTGCTTAGGGGAATTCTCCATTCACTTGGACCTCGATGATTGCCCATAATTATAGACTACAACGGTATCTGATCGCATTTTTTAACACAATTCTTTATTCCCTTCATTTGCGTTTTATTTTACAAACTTACTCATGGTTGCTAACCGCATCAAGCAAAATGATTCCAGCTCGAAATGGCTGAGACTCAAACACAACccaaacaaaatggccaaatAACGGCCCCTCCAGCGCAAGCTGGTGCCAAGAACACAAATCCTCAGAAACGGGGCCCTTCCATCCACCAAATTTACGCTCTTCCTGCCCCAATCCGCACATTTCCGCTTCCAGCCTTCTACCCCAATAATCCGATATCATTATTCACCGTCGCATATGCATGGCTTCGGCAGACGTTTGCACCGCCACCTGCGGAACCGGCTGTCGTCCACCAAGGCATATGGTCGGAGAAAACCTTCTCCGTGCATATCACTGATGAAAAGTCAATGAGGGCATTGTGGGAACAGGGATTCTACGGCAAGGGCAGTTTGAGTCGCAGTGAGCCGAATTGGTTGAAACGGGAGCAAGTTCGTAGAGGATTGCAGGAAACACATGTCAGTGAAATCCTGACTGTGCAAAGGCGAGAAGAGCGAGTCCAGGCCAAGTGGGAGAGAGCACGACTGGAGCAGGAAGCAATTCGGCAGACGCGACTGAAAGAGGCTCAGCAAGCCGAAGCTGATAGCCAGTCTAAGCTGGCAACCCTGCTACCGCCTATGGCTCTGACGCCTCCGTCCGTGGTCGCGCCCGTTGGTCCCCTGGAGCTGCTCTCTCTCCCCAACTCAGACGACGACGCGGCGAGGAAATCCAAGGCTGTCAATGACACGATTATTGCAGTGCGAGCCGCAACACAGGCAATAACAATTCCACTGCCAGTTGATATCGTACCGCCCAGCATTCTAGAGACGAGCAACGGCATCATTGACACCAACGTTGTTACCGCTGCGTCCCTTGAAAGTGACTCGCCAGAGTTGAACGGTCAGCCAAATGGCCTCAACATTGCGACGCCACAGCCACCGGCATCTGAAGCATCAAGTGACTCTACAGAAGACAAGTCTCTGAAGCGCCAAAAGAGCGTTCGCTTCTCTCCCAAAGTGGAGTCGACGACTTTCAACCTGGCAGATCCGCCAAGCCCACATCACTCCCTCAACGGGAAAAACAAACAATTGTACTTGAACGGAGACACCAATGGGTCTGCAACGCCCGAGCAAGACAGGAAGCTCTCCGCAGAGGATTCGGAGaccaccattgtcaacaaagAACACCTTCAGCTTACACCTGAGGAGGCATTCTTTCTCACATTTGGATTCGGGGCACTTTCTATCACGGATCCAAGTTCTGGCAACATCTTGTCAACCAAGGAATTACTGACTTTGTTTCGGCGAAACTCTTTTTTCCCTCCCCGAACGGGAGAACCAGACGAGCCGGACCTTGAGCCGGACGATGGCTTCTTGATTCACTACGCAGTATACCACCACTTCCGATCTCTTGGGTGGGTGCCACGCGGAGGCATCAAATTCGGAGTCGACTGGCTTCTCTACACGAGGGGACCAGTGTTTGACCATGCCGAATTTGGCCTCATTGTCATCCCATCCTACTCTGACCCTTGGTGGAAGAGTAGAGGGAGACGGGGGCCACAAAAGACATGGCACTGGCTACACAGCGTTGTACGTGTATTATCTCATGTTATGAAGAGTCTTGTATTAGTGTATGTGGATATCCCGCCGCCACCAAGATTCGATGCGGCCCTGGAGACGGGCTACGCAGAGGCATTGAAGCTGTACAAGGTGCGGGAAATCATGGTGAAGCGGTGGTCGAGCAATCGCAATCGATAGCatgtgaatatgaatataTGTAAAACGTAACAATAAAAATGGTAAATCATGTTAAATCATACCGAGCCAATGCGGTGAAAATGGCACCTTGACTGGGTGCATGCTTCACTTCACGTGTATGAGCAACTACTGACATGTGGGGTTTCAAGCTCGGGCTGGGGATGACATGACAGCTAGATGGTCGAAGGTGGGGTGACGGCTGAGAACGGATCAACGGATGTCGACTACTTGGGGAGGTCACGGTCTTAAAATATGGtcaaaaaatacaataaaaTACTCATTGAGCCGCATTATGTACGAACAAGGATATTATAAGCTCGTGATGTCGGATCAAAGGATGCAGACGTGTTGTAAATGACGCTTGCTGATCCAACAGCAGCCAGCCCACCAAGACGAAacccaacttcaaccccGGCAAGTCAATCCATGAGACGGCGATACGCCGAGGTCCGGACAAGGAAAAGTTGTCGGATCCTCCACAATTCCAAGATGCCATAATGCGGATAAAGTAGCCTGATCAGCGACCATTTCTGtctccctctccttcttctccccttcCATAGAGCTACGAGGCTCAAATAGGACCCAATTGATCActttgtactccgtacatccTGCATCCGTGTCCATGCTCGCACCAAGAGCCGCCGCCATGCGCGGATGCGGCGCACCCCTCCGTGCAACCCAAACCACACAAGCCGTCCACCCCTCACGACGACGAGCACAACCACCGCAACTCCTTCGCAACATACACAACACATGTCCTCGCAGCAAGAAACTCAACCTGCCCTCCGGCCAAGTCACGCAGACTACTGCCCCCTCACCATCCAAATACTGGCCCAAGTATGAAATCCCCCAAGGCGCCCCGCAACTCATCTACGACCCgaaaaccaaaaccaacgATCCCATCACAATCTCATGGACAGACGAACTCCTCTTCGTCCAGGATGGACCGGACGGCTCCCCTCGGGCCCTGAAACCGGCCACCCTCCGCGATAGCTGCACCTGCACCGCCTGCAAAGACCCGTCCTCCGGCCAAAAGTCCTTTGCGAGCATCGAAATCTCCCCCAAGATAGGCATATCGTCCGTCCGCGCAACCGAGTCCGGCCTGGGAATCACTTTCTCCAACGACATGGCGCGGTACGCAAACCACGAAATGATCCTCCCCTGGACGCAACTCACCGCCTCACCGAAGCGACCAGCCCTGAACCCGTCCCTCAAAAGCAACATCCTCCGCCGCACAGGCGTCCAGTACTGGGACGCGGCAACCCTCGCCAAGCATGTCCGCAAGATCCCCTACAGCGACTTCATGGCCGACGGCCCCTCCTTCTGGGACGTCGTCATCGACATATGCCGCCTGGGGATCGTGTACCTCAAAGACGTGCCGCGCGACGAAGCCTCCATCGTGAACATCACCACccgcatcgccaacatccgCGAGACCTTCTACGGGCGCACCTTTGACGTGCGCGCGAAGCCTAACGCCGAGAACGTCGCCTACACAAGCGGCTACCTAGGTCTACACCAGGACCTGTGCTACCTCGCTCCCCCACCCATGATCCAGG is a window of Pochonia chlamydosporia 170 chromosome 5, whole genome shotgun sequence DNA encoding:
- a CDS encoding tRNA-splicing endonuclease subunit Sen2 (similar to Verticillium alfalfae VaMs.102 XP_003002184.1); protein product: MAETQTQPKQNGQITAPPAQAGAKNTNPQKRGPSIHQIYALPAPIRTFPLPAFYPNNPISLFTVAYAWLRQTFAPPPAEPAVVHQGIWSEKTFSVHITDEKSMRALWEQGFYGKGSLSRSEPNWLKREQVRRGLQETHVSEILTVQRREERVQAKWERARLEQEAIRQTRLKEAQQAEADSQSKLATLLPPMALTPPSVVAPVGPLELLSLPNSDDDAARKSKAVNDTIIAVRAATQAITIPLPVDIVPPSILETSNGIIDTNVVTAASLESDSPELNGQPNGLNIATPQPPASEASSDSTEDKSLKRQKSVRFSPKVESTTFNLADPPSPHHSLNGKNKQLYLNGDTNGSATPEQDRKLSAEDSETTIVNKEHLQLTPEEAFFLTFGFGALSITDPSSGNILSTKELLTLFRRNSFFPPRTGEPDEPDLEPDDGFLIHYAVYHHFRSLGWVPRGGIKFGVDWLLYTRGPVFDHAEFGLIVIPSYSDPWWKSRGRRGPQKTWHWLHSVVRVLSHVMKSLVLVYVDIPPPPRFDAALETGYAEALKLYKVREIMVKRWSSNRNR
- a CDS encoding gamma-butyrobetaine dioxygenase (similar to Metarhizium acridum CQMa 102 XP_007810408.1) → MRGCGAPLRATQTTQAVHPSRRRAQPPQLLRNIHNTCPRSKKLNLPSGQVTQTTAPSPSKYWPKYEIPQGAPQLIYDPKTKTNDPITISWTDELLFVQDGPDGSPRALKPATLRDSCTCTACKDPSSGQKSFASIEISPKIGISSVRATESGLGITFSNDMARYANHEMILPWTQLTASPKRPALNPSLKSNILRRTGVQYWDAATLAKHVRKIPYSDFMADGPSFWDVVIDICRLGIVYLKDVPRDEASIVNITTRIANIRETFYGRTFDVRAKPNAENVAYTSGYLGLHQDLCYLAPPPMIQVLHCMDNSCSGGESLFSDGERAGRLLWPFVSQGGKMASLAEHRVPYQYDKHGYFYHADRAVIDADEDGFAGVYWSPPFQGGYSANLGRDITDWIEAARVFEGLVNDESAVHSYKMEEGECVLFDNLRTMHGRNAFDAGKGGSRWLRGAYIAREDFLSRAAYIPDGQAEMYRGSEEWTGDRAQGELRDGEWWGDVVRRVREVDGDVEA